The Nitrospirales bacterium genome includes a window with the following:
- a CDS encoding DUF502 domain-containing protein, which yields MSQSSLKRYFLTGLLVITPIWGTVLVLKTLFVTVDSILGNVLADLVIQEYYFPGLGIIALFILILFAGILATNILGRRIVKRWEGFLDRVPIVRGIYATLKSVMDILSFKQREKYDKVVMIQFPKNGNYCLAFVTGETRDEVQRLSTEPLIHVFVPTSPNPTSGYFLLVPEHEVVPVDLEVEEAMKLIVSGGLYSAEKPPSDRRETVRQKTRPSVRPDVADVSDVNVPTGR from the coding sequence ATGTCACAATCATCTTTAAAGCGTTATTTTCTCACAGGATTACTCGTCATTACCCCGATTTGGGGAACAGTTCTTGTCCTCAAGACGCTGTTTGTGACCGTTGATAGCATTCTTGGAAATGTTCTGGCCGACTTGGTCATACAAGAATATTATTTCCCTGGATTAGGGATTATCGCGCTTTTTATTTTAATCCTTTTCGCTGGGATTCTCGCAACGAATATTCTTGGTAGGCGTATCGTCAAGCGCTGGGAGGGTTTTCTTGACCGTGTTCCCATCGTGCGAGGAATCTATGCCACGCTCAAATCCGTGATGGATATTCTGTCGTTCAAACAACGAGAAAAATATGACAAGGTCGTCATGATCCAATTTCCCAAGAATGGGAATTATTGTTTAGCGTTTGTGACCGGGGAAACACGGGATGAAGTCCAACGTCTGTCGACAGAGCCCCTCATTCATGTGTTCGTTCCAACCTCTCCCAACCCGACCTCTGGTTATTTCTTATTGGTTCCGGAGCATGAAGTGGTCCCAGTCGATCTCGAAGTCGAAGAAGCGATGAAACTGATTGTTTCGGGCGGTCTTTATTCCGCTGAAAAGCCTCCATCCGACAGACGAGAGACTGTACGACAAAAAACCCGGCCTTCGGTTCGACCAGATGTGGCGGATGTGTCCGATGTGAATGTCCCGACAGGAAGATAA
- the holB gene encoding DNA polymerase III subunit delta', which yields MPFQDIIGHSTQIEWLRRAITSNRLAHGYLFVGDPAIGKGMTALRFIQAMNCESHTLPSPPDACGQCRTCLQIAARNHPDMLVIEPDESQGQYPQIKIERIREIEHHVIYRPLFADKKICLIDDADRLTIGAANALLKTLEEPPEHCLFILITARPSALLSTIKSRCLTIRFSPPHQTDAINYLMRHRTLSEPDARLLSLLTNARIGEALSLDVEAAKNKQLEFFTLLFEQSDRSITDSLASAETLTKSGQTSEALFWLWSGLRDLLLVATQSSHDELLHQHQCSRLQKIVHTTSSQRILDLLEELYDIEQGMQRNLNHQLRFEQFFVHLQEAFQPV from the coding sequence ATGCCATTTCAAGACATCATCGGCCACTCGACTCAGATTGAATGGCTACGCCGGGCGATCACGTCCAATCGCCTGGCTCATGGCTACTTATTCGTCGGAGACCCAGCCATTGGAAAAGGCATGACCGCTCTCCGTTTCATCCAGGCCATGAATTGCGAATCTCATACTCTCCCCTCTCCTCCAGATGCCTGCGGACAGTGCCGAACGTGCCTCCAAATTGCCGCACGTAACCATCCAGACATGTTGGTCATTGAACCGGATGAGAGCCAGGGCCAATACCCGCAGATAAAAATCGAGCGAATACGTGAAATTGAACATCACGTCATCTATCGACCACTTTTTGCAGACAAAAAAATCTGCCTGATTGACGACGCCGATCGCCTCACAATCGGGGCCGCCAATGCCTTACTGAAAACCCTGGAGGAACCTCCAGAGCATTGCCTGTTTATTCTCATCACCGCTCGGCCGTCGGCGCTGCTCTCGACCATTAAATCCCGTTGTCTTACGATTCGATTTTCTCCACCGCATCAAACCGACGCCATAAACTACCTTATGCGCCACCGGACACTCTCCGAACCCGATGCTCGCTTGCTCAGTCTATTGACGAATGCCCGCATTGGAGAAGCTCTCAGCCTGGACGTCGAAGCTGCCAAAAACAAGCAACTAGAGTTTTTCACACTTCTATTTGAACAATCCGATCGGTCCATTACAGACAGCTTGGCATCAGCCGAAACGCTGACCAAATCAGGACAGACATCAGAAGCCCTCTTCTGGTTATGGTCGGGGCTTCGTGATCTGCTACTCGTGGCCACGCAATCTTCGCATGACGAACTCCTTCACCAACACCAATGTTCTCGTCTTCAGAAAATTGTCCACACAACATCCTCGCAGCGTATTCTTGATCTCCTCGAAGAGCTCTACGACATCGAACAGGGGATGCAAAGAAATCTCAATCATCAACTACGCTTTGAACAATTTTTTGTTCACTTGCAAGAGGCCTTTCAACCAGTATGA
- the tmk gene encoding dTMP kinase: MAQIRKTRNQPIRRRNVRSGIFLTFEGIEGSGKTTQCHRLNTTLRSLGYSVLETREPGGTTYAEHIRTLLLDHQTNTHDAEQMTAECETALVLAARSQHVTHKILPALARGTVVICDRFTDSTLAYQGYGRKLPLDTLKTMCAFVAQGLTPDLTFLFDLPVKEGLRRRQRSQDQNRLDRESVAFHNRVRKGFLSLADQEPDRIVIMNGKESPEQLRKTIQHHVMDFFQNTRRRITKTRSSTPSGRA; the protein is encoded by the coding sequence GTGGCGCAAATTCGGAAAACGAGGAATCAACCCATCCGACGACGAAACGTCAGGTCAGGAATCTTCCTCACATTTGAAGGCATTGAGGGATCAGGCAAAACCACTCAGTGCCATCGTCTGAATACGACGCTTCGTTCACTCGGATATTCAGTGCTCGAGACACGAGAACCAGGCGGAACGACCTACGCCGAACATATTCGGACCTTGCTTCTCGATCACCAAACCAATACGCACGACGCCGAACAGATGACCGCTGAATGCGAGACGGCACTGGTGCTTGCCGCACGTTCTCAGCACGTCACTCATAAGATTCTCCCGGCTCTTGCCCGAGGCACCGTGGTCATTTGCGACCGATTTACTGATTCGACGCTGGCGTACCAGGGCTATGGGAGAAAACTCCCACTTGATACCTTGAAAACGATGTGTGCGTTCGTAGCCCAGGGACTCACTCCCGACTTGACGTTCCTGTTCGATCTCCCAGTGAAAGAGGGGCTGAGGAGACGCCAACGGAGCCAAGACCAAAATCGCCTTGACCGTGAATCTGTGGCCTTTCACAATCGTGTCAGGAAAGGGTTTTTATCGCTCGCCGATCAAGAGCCTGACCGAATCGTCATCATGAATGGAAAAGAAAGTCCCGAACAACTCAGGAAAACCATTCAACACCATGTGATGGACTTTTTTCAAAACACACGTCGAAGAATCACCAAAACCCGTTCCTCAACCCCATCAGGCCGGGCTTGA